A DNA window from Hydrogenophaga taeniospiralis contains the following coding sequences:
- a CDS encoding CpaF family protein: MTLDVEFSDDRQTFQNSQEFQTIKAFIHEHLLNRIEELGAEFGRWSRSSIQQFVALECESLVRLHRVPINSQETQLLAEALTKEFAGFGPLEDMLNDPAVEDILINGSKQIYISKHGVLQKAVLNFADNAHLMRIVRRILAPIGRRLDESNPMVDARLSDGGRINVVIEPLVINGPVVSIRKFRKDPLTPEDLLKLGTFDLAMAQLLEMAVRARCNILISGGTSSGKTALLNALASFVPENERVVTIEDTAELALNHPHVVRMESRPGSYDGAGHVAIRDLLRNSLRMRPDRIIVGEVRGGEVIEMLQAMNTGHDGSMGTIHASSPRECLYRLEMLAGFAGYQGSEVSLRRQIANAIDFIIQIGRLPNGGRRIISISEITGLNDNVVAMQELFRYEPQPLPDGDERDRWISLGISPHSPKIVRLRQVLQRQQHKES; encoded by the coding sequence ATGACTTTGGACGTTGAGTTTTCCGACGACAGGCAGACCTTCCAGAACTCCCAGGAGTTCCAGACCATCAAGGCCTTCATCCACGAACACCTGCTCAACCGGATCGAGGAGCTCGGCGCCGAGTTCGGCCGCTGGTCGCGCAGCTCGATCCAGCAGTTCGTCGCGCTGGAATGCGAGAGCCTGGTGCGGCTGCACCGGGTGCCGATCAACAGCCAGGAGACCCAGCTCCTGGCCGAGGCCCTGACCAAGGAGTTCGCCGGCTTCGGCCCGCTGGAGGACATGCTCAACGACCCCGCGGTGGAAGACATCCTGATCAACGGCAGCAAGCAGATCTACATCTCCAAACACGGGGTGCTGCAGAAGGCGGTGCTCAACTTCGCCGACAACGCGCACCTGATGCGCATCGTGCGGCGCATCCTCGCGCCCATCGGCCGGCGCCTGGACGAGTCCAACCCCATGGTCGATGCGCGGCTGAGCGACGGCGGGCGCATCAACGTGGTGATCGAGCCGCTGGTGATCAACGGCCCGGTGGTGTCGATCCGCAAGTTCCGCAAGGACCCGCTCACGCCCGAAGACCTGCTCAAGCTGGGCACCTTCGACCTGGCCATGGCGCAACTGCTGGAGATGGCGGTGCGCGCGCGCTGCAACATCCTGATCAGCGGCGGCACGAGCTCGGGCAAGACCGCCCTGCTCAACGCGCTGGCGAGCTTCGTCCCCGAGAACGAGCGCGTGGTCACCATCGAAGACACGGCCGAGCTGGCCCTGAACCACCCGCACGTGGTCCGCATGGAAAGCCGCCCCGGCAGCTACGACGGGGCCGGCCACGTGGCCATCCGCGACCTGCTGCGCAACAGCCTGCGCATGCGCCCGGACCGCATCATCGTCGGCGAGGTGCGCGGCGGCGAGGTGATCGAGATGCTGCAGGCCATGAACACCGGGCACGACGGCTCCATGGGCACCATCCACGCCAGCTCGCCGCGCGAGTGCCTGTACCGGCTGGAGATGCTGGCAGGCTTCGCCGGCTACCAGGGCAGCGAGGTCAGCCTGCGGCGCCAGATCGCCAACGCCATCGACTTCATCATCCAGATCGGGCGCCTGCCCAACGGCGGGCGCCGCATCATCTCGATCAGCGAGATCACCGGCCTGAACGACAACGTGGTCGCCATGCAGGAGCTGTTCCGCTACGAGCCGCAGCCCCTGCCCGACGGGGACGAGCGCGACCGCTGGATCTCGCTGGGCATCAGCCCGCACTCGCCCAAGATCGTCCGCC
- a CDS encoding AAA family ATPase, with product MKNAPFTPLNSVADSVYLYVSVHGPHISWLNHALADLGSVTTVAVDENTVGERVAMLHPQCVFLDFSDADAARAGRIVDLLRRDWPEVLLIGTGREADTQCTLLALRSGVDDFVFVNASNEAVQSVMQALMVRRLSDREKARGRTIALLGARPGLGVSTLASNLAVSLQEMRNAAQAQPQAANRLAQRLGVVLLDLGLPARDGLLYLGQESSFSFVDGVRNLKRLDQTLLQTALAHHPSGMALLPLPASLAQIKEVSHAESVSLIRRLTDFYDFLIADLGGFSTVDFVAQSVRDAEKVWVVCDQSIGGIVSTSTLLRELRERGLDTQHFALVLNKYSLSIGLPASDIAARLGIPLGHVIPDRSAPLLIAASKGELISRVARNDPYVTALGGMIRSLGPWPGDTPSATASPGIWTRYMTQLIGKWKS from the coding sequence ATGAAAAACGCTCCCTTCACCCCCCTCAACAGCGTGGCCGACAGCGTCTACCTGTATGTCTCGGTGCACGGCCCGCACATCAGCTGGCTGAACCACGCGCTGGCCGACCTGGGCTCGGTGACCACGGTCGCGGTCGACGAAAACACCGTCGGCGAGCGGGTCGCGATGCTGCACCCCCAGTGCGTGTTCCTGGACTTCAGCGACGCCGACGCCGCGCGCGCCGGCCGCATCGTGGACCTGTTGCGCCGGGACTGGCCCGAGGTGCTGCTGATCGGCACCGGCCGCGAGGCCGACACCCAGTGCACGCTGCTCGCGCTGCGCAGCGGGGTCGACGATTTCGTCTTCGTCAACGCCTCGAACGAGGCGGTGCAGTCGGTCATGCAGGCGCTCATGGTGCGCCGGCTGAGCGACCGCGAGAAGGCCCGCGGCCGCACCATCGCGCTGCTGGGCGCGCGCCCCGGCCTGGGGGTCAGCACGCTGGCGAGCAACCTCGCGGTGAGCCTGCAGGAGATGCGCAACGCGGCGCAGGCGCAGCCACAGGCGGCGAACCGGCTGGCCCAGCGCCTGGGCGTGGTCCTGCTCGACCTGGGGCTGCCCGCGCGCGACGGCCTGCTCTACCTGGGGCAGGAGAGCAGCTTCAGTTTTGTCGACGGCGTGCGCAACCTCAAGCGGCTGGACCAGACCCTGCTGCAGACGGCGCTGGCCCACCACCCCAGCGGCATGGCGCTGCTGCCGCTGCCGGCCAGCCTGGCGCAGATCAAGGAGGTGTCGCACGCGGAGTCGGTCTCGCTGATCCGGCGGCTCACCGACTTCTACGACTTCCTGATCGCCGATCTGGGCGGCTTCAGCACGGTGGATTTCGTGGCGCAGTCGGTGCGCGACGCCGAGAAGGTCTGGGTGGTCTGCGACCAGAGCATCGGCGGCATCGTCTCCACCTCCACGCTGCTGCGCGAGCTGCGCGAGCGCGGCCTGGACACCCAGCACTTCGCCCTCGTGCTCAACAAGTACAGCCTCAGCATCGGCCTGCCCGCGAGCGACATCGCCGCGCGGCTGGGCATCCCGCTGGGGCATGTGATCCCCGACCGCAGCGCCCCGCTGCTGATCGCCGCGAGCAAGGGCGAGTTGATCTCGCGGGTGGCCCGCAACGACCCCTACGTCACGGCCCTGGGCGGCATGATCCGCAGCCTCGGGCCCTGGCCCGGCGACACCCCCTCCGCCACGGCCAGCCCCGGCATCTGGACGCGGTACATGACTCAACTGATCGGCAAGTGGAAGAGTTAA
- a CDS encoding type II and III secretion system protein family protein, with translation MKPSHSHPILGPCILSTLLATGTAFAAQPAASQEVLSLTQGTMHELLFDQGIERIAIADEAVASMALSRAGLNGKAVRVLITAKAAGSTSLMLWVKGEKDARRYAIQVRRREQTLDQAHPSTPAYLKAARSAEAARGKDDLLHNQATVDVKSHTVQVDVKVVEFNKRVLKQAGLNLFSTAPNRHGFSFGVFSPSSLTQATWGPNGELATESISPLAQAFGLVMNFGKANLGLNLGLLESNGLARVLAEPTLVALSGQSANFLAGGEIPVPVAQGLGSTSIEFKPFGIGLTVSPTVLSNERIVLKVAPEASDLDYTNAVTLSGMSVPAISTRRADTTIELGDGESFVIGGLVSRTTSSNVDKVPGLGDIPVLGAFFKRQNYLQNETELVIVVTPTLVRPLARGTDLQSALPGASEIRDPAVWRGHFIGTSADEALPGFSK, from the coding sequence ATGAAGCCCTCGCACAGCCACCCGATCCTGGGGCCCTGCATCCTGTCCACGCTGCTCGCCACCGGCACGGCCTTCGCTGCCCAGCCGGCGGCGTCGCAGGAAGTGCTGTCGCTGACCCAGGGGACGATGCACGAGCTGCTGTTCGACCAGGGCATCGAGCGCATCGCCATCGCCGACGAAGCGGTCGCCAGCATGGCGCTGTCGCGCGCCGGCCTGAACGGCAAGGCGGTGCGCGTGCTGATCACGGCCAAGGCCGCGGGCAGCACCTCGCTGATGCTGTGGGTCAAGGGCGAGAAGGACGCCCGGCGCTACGCCATCCAGGTGCGGCGCCGCGAACAGACGCTGGACCAGGCCCACCCCAGCACCCCGGCCTACCTGAAGGCCGCCCGCTCGGCCGAGGCCGCGCGCGGCAAGGACGACCTGCTGCACAACCAGGCCACGGTGGACGTGAAGAGCCACACGGTGCAGGTGGACGTCAAGGTGGTGGAGTTCAACAAGCGCGTGCTCAAGCAGGCCGGCCTGAACCTGTTCAGCACCGCGCCCAACCGGCACGGTTTCAGCTTCGGCGTCTTTTCCCCCAGCTCGCTGACCCAGGCGACCTGGGGGCCCAACGGGGAACTCGCCACCGAGTCCATCTCGCCGCTGGCGCAGGCCTTCGGTCTGGTCATGAACTTCGGCAAGGCCAACCTGGGCCTCAATCTCGGCCTGCTCGAAAGCAACGGGCTGGCCCGCGTGCTGGCCGAACCCACGCTGGTGGCGCTGTCCGGGCAGAGCGCCAACTTCCTGGCCGGGGGCGAGATCCCGGTGCCGGTCGCGCAGGGCCTGGGCAGCACCAGCATCGAGTTCAAGCCCTTCGGCATCGGCCTGACGGTTTCGCCCACGGTGCTGTCCAACGAGCGCATCGTGCTCAAGGTGGCCCCCGAGGCCAGCGATCTGGACTACACCAACGCCGTCACCCTCAGCGGCATGTCGGTGCCCGCGATCTCCACCCGGCGGGCCGACACCACCATCGAGCTCGGCGACGGCGAGAGCTTCGTCATCGGCGGCCTGGTCAGCCGCACCACCAGCTCCAACGTGGACAAGGTGCCCGGCCTGGGCGACATCCCGGTGCTGGGCGCGTTCTTCAAGCGGCAGAACTACCTGCAGAACGAGACCGAGCTGGTCATCGTGGTGACGCCGACCCTGGTGCGGCCGCTGGCGCGCGGCACCGACCTGCAGAGCGCGCTGCCCGGCGCCAGCGAGATCCGCGACCCCGCGGTCTGGCGCGGCCACTTCATCGGCACCAGCGCCGACGAAGCCCTGCCCGGTTTTTCCAAATGA
- the cpaB gene encoding Flp pilus assembly protein CpaB codes for MFNLTRILAALLVLAALVLGGYAWVLSRKPDPAAQAAATRSAPQPPQHTVVVAARPIAAGQPIQPEDLRTVQLGINPVGAFKDTQGIVGQTPTLPLGVDTPVLAQHLAAGLATLIEPGERALAVKMDEVSSVGNRVRPGDYVDVFFALKRDNGEIDRSQARMLLSRKRVLAYGPGSLDGPAPPNGKAASSAAAAPRTEQARTAVLAIRVEEVNAVLLAEAHGRLSLTLRNPSDAAVPTADLYPSWPTVLQPALARGPKDAAATPVAEPQGADRALGGLAMESLAQGAQALRGAAGARRLPAAPLAHRAGAAAPPPSGPSVEVIRSGQVDTVRLP; via the coding sequence ATGTTCAACCTGACAAGAATCCTGGCGGCCCTGCTGGTGCTGGCCGCGCTGGTCCTGGGGGGATACGCCTGGGTGCTCAGCCGCAAGCCCGACCCGGCCGCCCAGGCCGCGGCCACCCGCTCGGCCCCCCAACCGCCCCAGCACACGGTGGTGGTGGCCGCCAGGCCGATCGCGGCCGGCCAGCCCATCCAGCCGGAAGACCTGCGCACGGTCCAGCTGGGCATCAACCCGGTGGGCGCGTTCAAGGACACGCAGGGCATCGTCGGCCAGACCCCGACCCTGCCGCTGGGCGTGGACACCCCGGTGCTGGCCCAGCACCTGGCGGCCGGGCTCGCCACGCTGATCGAGCCGGGTGAGCGGGCCCTGGCGGTCAAGATGGACGAAGTCAGCAGCGTGGGCAACCGGGTGCGCCCGGGCGACTACGTCGACGTGTTCTTCGCGCTCAAGCGCGACAACGGCGAGATCGACCGCAGCCAGGCCCGCATGCTGCTGTCGCGCAAACGGGTCCTGGCCTACGGCCCCGGCTCGCTGGACGGCCCCGCCCCCCCAAACGGCAAGGCAGCGTCGTCCGCGGCGGCGGCCCCACGCACCGAGCAGGCCCGCACGGCGGTGCTGGCGATCCGGGTCGAAGAGGTCAACGCGGTGCTGCTGGCCGAGGCCCACGGCCGGCTGTCGCTGACGCTGCGCAACCCGTCGGACGCGGCCGTGCCCACCGCCGACCTGTACCCCTCGTGGCCCACGGTGCTCCAACCCGCGCTCGCCCGTGGCCCCAAGGACGCGGCCGCCACCCCGGTCGCCGAACCGCAGGGTGCGGACCGGGCCCTCGGCGGCCTGGCCATGGAAAGCCTGGCCCAGGGCGCCCAGGCGCTGCGCGGGGCGGCCGGGGCGCGACGCCTGCCCGCCGCGCCGCTCGCCCACCGGGCCGGCGCCGCGGCCCCGCCCCCTTCGGGGCCGAGCGTCGAGGTGATCCGCAGTGGCCAGGTCGACACGGTGCGCCTGCCATGA
- a CDS encoding prepilin peptidase: MAFLLVAVFFDATRRKAPNAMVVVGALGALTALALNLNPVELTAARAALGGLLALALLLPFYLMGSMAAGDVKLGTVLGLWLGPQLMLATWLGANLLALLHALLVLSLHALRRRAPMPPPGPPGTRPQGRKIPLAAYMSIVALAFTLWRHLPVPP, from the coding sequence GTGGCGTTTCTTCTGGTGGCCGTCTTTTTCGATGCCACCCGACGCAAAGCCCCCAACGCGATGGTGGTGGTCGGCGCTCTGGGCGCCCTCACCGCCCTGGCGCTGAACCTGAACCCCGTGGAGCTCACGGCGGCCCGTGCGGCGCTCGGAGGCCTGCTCGCGCTGGCGCTGCTGCTGCCCTTCTACCTCATGGGGTCGATGGCGGCGGGCGACGTCAAGCTGGGCACGGTGCTGGGCCTGTGGCTGGGGCCCCAGCTGATGCTGGCCACCTGGCTGGGGGCCAACCTGCTGGCCCTGCTGCATGCGCTGCTGGTGCTCTCGTTGCACGCGCTGCGCCGCCGGGCTCCGATGCCCCCACCCGGCCCACCGGGCACCAGACCCCAGGGACGAAAGATCCCGCTGGCGGCCTACATGTCGATCGTCGCCCTGGCGTTCACGCTCTGGCGGCACCTGCCGGTGCCGCCGTGA
- a CDS encoding Flp family type IVb pilin, with product MKNNLLAFWQDEEGATAIEYGLIAGLISVVILVVVGDVGDNLKLIFQSIATALAPAA from the coding sequence ATGAAAAATAACCTTCTGGCTTTTTGGCAAGACGAAGAGGGCGCCACCGCCATTGAATACGGCCTCATTGCGGGCCTGATTTCGGTCGTCATTCTGGTGGTCGTCGGTGACGTCGGGGACAACCTGAAATTGATATTCCAATCCATTGCAACCGCGCTGGCTCCCGCCGCTTGA
- a CDS encoding SulP family inorganic anion transporter, with product MTRLHRFLPFLNWPRPTAALLRSEAMAGLTVGLMVIPQGVAYAALAGMPLITGIYASMLPALIAVLFSASVRLSVGPTALTCLLVSASLAGLAEPGSAQWIELAVWLALLSGLLQIVLGFVRFGWLLNLVNSPVLMAFTQAAAVLIIASQLPALLGLAQQDLLAQLPRPHWPALAFGLGSLALLLLARRWRPGFPTVLAVVVGSAAIGRATGFEAGGGAVIGTLPQGLPVPYLPGWPGWATLGQLLLPTLVITLVSFLETASSAKVDNGKRGQRWDQDQDLIGQGLAKLASGLSGAFPTSSSFSRSALNLYAGAQTGWATVFSVGVVLLALLLLTPLLHHVPLAVLAAIVLVAVMGLIKPRAFTRLWAISRVEAVTAGTTFAVTVLSAPRLYWGVITGVMIALSHFLYLRLHPRIIEVGLHADGSLRDRHLWHLEPLAPATYALRMDAALDFATANAFERAVTEHLSAHPGTRHVMLVAHPINWIDATGVEAFGRLSAQLHEQGVTLHLVGIKLPVETLLRTAGHLQEGPCLKLYRTEAEALRASEAWRETADTAAAQPG from the coding sequence ATGACCCGCCTGCACCGCTTCCTGCCTTTCCTGAACTGGCCGCGTCCGACGGCTGCGCTGTTGCGCAGCGAGGCCATGGCCGGGCTGACGGTGGGGCTGATGGTGATTCCGCAGGGCGTGGCCTATGCCGCGCTGGCGGGCATGCCGTTGATCACCGGCATCTACGCGTCCATGCTGCCGGCGCTGATCGCGGTGCTGTTCAGCGCCTCGGTGCGGCTCTCGGTGGGGCCGACCGCGCTCACCTGCCTGCTGGTGAGCGCCTCGCTCGCTGGCCTGGCCGAGCCGGGCAGCGCGCAATGGATCGAACTGGCCGTCTGGCTCGCGCTGCTCTCGGGCCTGCTGCAGATCGTGCTGGGCTTCGTGCGGTTTGGCTGGCTGCTCAACCTGGTGAACTCGCCTGTGCTGATGGCCTTCACGCAGGCCGCGGCGGTGCTCATCATCGCCTCGCAGCTGCCGGCGCTGCTGGGGCTGGCCCAGCAGGACCTGTTGGCCCAGCTGCCGCGCCCGCACTGGCCGGCGCTGGCCTTCGGGCTGGGCAGCCTGGCGCTGCTGTTGCTGGCGCGCCGTTGGCGCCCGGGCTTTCCCACCGTGCTCGCGGTGGTGGTGGGCAGCGCCGCCATCGGCCGGGCCACCGGCTTCGAGGCCGGCGGTGGCGCGGTGATCGGCACCCTGCCCCAGGGCCTGCCCGTGCCCTACCTGCCGGGCTGGCCCGGCTGGGCCACGCTGGGCCAGCTGCTGCTGCCCACCCTGGTGATCACCCTGGTGAGTTTTCTGGAAACCGCGTCCAGCGCCAAGGTGGACAACGGCAAACGCGGACAGCGCTGGGACCAGGACCAGGACCTGATCGGCCAGGGGCTGGCCAAGCTGGCCTCGGGCCTGAGCGGCGCCTTCCCCACCAGCTCTTCGTTCTCGCGCTCGGCGCTCAACCTCTACGCCGGCGCGCAGACCGGCTGGGCCACGGTGTTTTCGGTGGGCGTGGTGCTGCTCGCGCTGCTCCTGCTCACGCCGCTGCTGCACCACGTGCCGCTGGCGGTGCTGGCGGCGATCGTGCTGGTGGCGGTGATGGGGCTCATCAAGCCGCGCGCGTTCACACGGCTGTGGGCGATCTCGCGGGTCGAAGCGGTGACCGCAGGCACCACCTTCGCGGTGACGGTGCTGAGCGCGCCGCGCCTGTACTGGGGCGTGATCACCGGCGTGATGATCGCGCTCAGCCACTTCCTGTACCTGCGGCTGCACCCGCGCATCATCGAAGTGGGGCTGCACGCCGACGGCAGCCTGCGCGACCGCCACCTCTGGCACCTGGAGCCGCTGGCGCCGGCCACCTACGCGCTGCGCATGGACGCGGCGCTCGACTTCGCCACCGCGAACGCCTTTGAACGCGCCGTGACCGAGCACCTGAGCGCCCACCCCGGCACCCGCCACGTGATGCTGGTCGCGCACCCCATCAACTGGATCGACGCCACCGGCGTGGAAGCCTTCGGCCGCCTGAGCGCCCAGTTGCACGAGCAGGGTGTGACCCTGCACCTGGTGGGCATCAAGCTGCCTGTGGAAACCCTGCTGCGCACCGCCGGCCACCTGCAGGAAGGCCCCTGCCTCAAGCTCTACCGCACGGAAGCCGAGGCCCTGCGCGCCAGCGAGGCCTGGCGGGAAACGGCAGACACTGCCGCAGCCCAGCCTGGCTGA